A portion of the Kribbella jejuensis genome contains these proteins:
- a CDS encoding 4'-phosphopantetheinyl transferase family protein, translating to MVSPVHVRSAMAGVEPRSAAHSLLLELASTLVGRPALTHDDSGRPHISGLAVSISYSRHRVAVAASHEGPVGIDLEEVQPRDFRPLADRWFTQRELEWMGQQPDQPIAFLRLWTAKEAVGKALGLGLRQSGLRREMPLDGGPVPSAPGLSVTRLLWVGGVLAVAAPNGATVDQGVPPSVTDS from the coding sequence GTGGTCAGCCCGGTGCACGTCCGATCAGCAATGGCCGGCGTCGAGCCCAGATCGGCCGCCCACTCGCTGCTGCTCGAGCTCGCGAGCACTCTCGTCGGTCGACCGGCGCTGACACATGACGACTCCGGCCGACCGCACATCTCAGGGCTGGCCGTGAGCATCAGCTACTCGCGGCATCGGGTCGCCGTCGCCGCATCGCACGAGGGGCCGGTGGGCATCGACCTCGAAGAGGTTCAGCCGCGCGACTTCCGGCCACTGGCCGACCGTTGGTTCACCCAACGCGAATTGGAATGGATGGGGCAACAGCCGGACCAGCCGATTGCCTTTCTGCGCCTGTGGACAGCGAAGGAAGCCGTTGGTAAGGCCCTCGGCCTCGGTCTACGCCAATCCGGCCTCCGCCGGGAGATGCCGCTCGACGGCGGCCCGGTCCCGTCCGCCCCTGGGCTCTCGGTGACGCGCCTGCTCTGGGTAGGCGGCGTACTCGCGGTGGCGGCACCGAACGGCGCGACTGTCGACCAAGGCGTCCCACCATCTGTCACCGACTCTTGA
- a CDS encoding glycoside hydrolase family 3 N-terminal domain-containing protein, translated as MELTRRQTLGLAAAAVAGSTVAGTAPSAAVPAAAADTADTANTAHPDRWVRDKLRRMTLEQKVGQLFVCYAYGPTAGTADARNTSLYGVATPAEVVAKYHLGGVIYFTWTDSVRNPEQIAGLSNGLQAAALADTGIPLQIGTDQEYGSVVRVGPPATQFPGGMALGATRSPAFARSAGAIAGRELRALGITTDFAPDADVNVNPLNPVIGVRSISSDPALVAQLVAAQVKGYQRDGRIVSTAKHFPGHGDTATDSHTGIPVIGHSREEWTRIDLPPFQAAIRAGIHSIMTAHIVVPALDPSGDPATLSRPILTGILRRQLRFDGVVITDSLGMQGVRDKYGDAEIPLRAIEAGVDQLLMPVDPGLAYNSVLNAVRAGRISEARIDESVQRILTLKYDTGLVEQPYVDVSRVLKVVGTPAGTAEAQRIADRSTTLLRNDAALLPLSPGPRKVLVTGYSPAAVATALQKRGATTIVKDTGTTPSDAKITDALAAASAADLTVVLTNKAWDTEVTDKLAKQQKLVNGLLAAGGPVVVVPVRDPYDVAYFDAPQTALVTYGSTVVSMEALAKVLYGEIAPAGKLPVEIPAHPETTETLFPFGHGLTFDPRDTRLTVASYNIHAGAGEDNVFDLDRTARALKALDADVIGLQEVDVHWDKRSNWLDTIAELATRLGMYPAFAPIYDLDPPAAGQPRRQYGVGVLSRFPLVNVENHSITRLSTQDPNPVPAPAPGFLEVEIEVRGRRVHVYCTHLDYRADPTVRRMQVADTLAILAQDPSAELQILVGDFNAEPRAPELAPLWTRLTDSWTAAAATTGGPFTYPAVAASKRIDFVTVGAGLHVRKAQVPAEVPLAEAASDHRPMIADLSFRS; from the coding sequence ATGGAACTGACCCGACGCCAGACCCTCGGACTCGCGGCGGCCGCCGTCGCCGGATCGACGGTCGCCGGCACCGCCCCCTCCGCAGCAGTCCCCGCCGCCGCAGCCGACACCGCCGACACAGCCAACACCGCCCACCCGGATCGCTGGGTCCGGGACAAGCTCCGGCGGATGACGCTGGAGCAGAAGGTCGGCCAGCTGTTCGTCTGCTACGCGTACGGCCCGACGGCCGGCACCGCCGACGCCCGCAACACCAGCCTGTACGGCGTCGCGACCCCGGCCGAGGTGGTCGCGAAGTACCACCTGGGCGGCGTCATCTACTTCACCTGGACCGACTCGGTCCGCAACCCGGAGCAGATCGCCGGCCTGTCGAACGGCCTGCAGGCCGCGGCGCTCGCGGACACGGGGATCCCGCTGCAGATCGGCACCGACCAGGAGTACGGCTCGGTGGTCCGGGTCGGGCCGCCGGCCACCCAGTTCCCCGGCGGGATGGCGCTCGGCGCGACCCGCTCCCCCGCGTTCGCCCGGTCGGCCGGCGCGATCGCGGGCCGGGAACTGAGGGCGCTCGGCATCACCACGGACTTCGCGCCGGACGCGGACGTCAACGTCAATCCGCTGAACCCGGTGATCGGCGTCCGGTCGATCTCGTCGGACCCAGCGCTGGTCGCGCAGCTCGTCGCGGCGCAGGTGAAGGGCTACCAGCGCGACGGCCGGATCGTCTCCACCGCGAAGCACTTCCCCGGCCACGGCGACACCGCGACCGACAGCCACACCGGCATCCCAGTGATCGGCCACAGCCGCGAGGAGTGGACCCGGATCGACCTGCCGCCGTTCCAGGCCGCGATCCGGGCCGGGATCCACTCGATCATGACCGCGCACATCGTGGTCCCGGCGCTGGACCCGTCCGGCGATCCGGCCACCCTCAGCCGGCCGATCCTGACCGGCATCCTGCGCCGGCAGCTCCGTTTCGACGGCGTGGTGATCACCGACTCGCTCGGAATGCAGGGCGTCCGGGACAAGTACGGCGACGCGGAAATCCCGCTCCGCGCGATCGAGGCGGGTGTCGACCAACTGCTGATGCCGGTCGATCCGGGCCTGGCGTACAACTCGGTCCTGAATGCCGTCCGGGCCGGCCGGATCAGCGAAGCGCGGATCGACGAAAGCGTGCAACGCATTCTGACACTGAAATACGACACCGGACTCGTCGAGCAACCGTACGTCGATGTATCCCGGGTCCTGAAGGTCGTCGGTACGCCGGCCGGCACAGCAGAGGCCCAACGGATCGCGGACCGCAGTACGACGCTGCTCCGCAACGACGCTGCTCTACTACCGCTTTCCCCCGGGCCGCGGAAGGTGCTCGTCACCGGGTACAGCCCCGCCGCTGTGGCGACCGCACTGCAGAAGCGCGGCGCGACCACGATCGTGAAGGACACCGGTACGACGCCGTCCGACGCGAAGATCACCGACGCGCTGGCCGCCGCGTCGGCCGCCGACCTGACCGTTGTGCTGACCAACAAAGCCTGGGACACCGAGGTCACGGACAAGCTGGCCAAGCAGCAGAAACTCGTCAACGGCCTGCTCGCCGCAGGCGGCCCGGTGGTCGTCGTACCGGTCCGGGATCCGTACGACGTCGCGTACTTCGACGCACCGCAGACCGCGCTCGTCACGTACGGAAGCACCGTGGTGTCGATGGAGGCGCTCGCCAAGGTGCTGTACGGCGAGATCGCGCCGGCCGGAAAGCTCCCGGTCGAGATTCCGGCCCATCCGGAAACGACTGAAACGCTCTTCCCGTTCGGGCACGGGCTGACCTTCGATCCGCGGGACACCCGATTGACTGTTGCCTCGTACAACATTCATGCCGGCGCCGGGGAGGACAATGTTTTCGATCTCGACCGGACCGCCCGGGCGTTGAAGGCGCTGGACGCGGACGTGATCGGGTTGCAGGAGGTCGACGTCCACTGGGACAAGCGCAGCAACTGGCTGGACACGATCGCGGAGCTGGCCACACGGTTGGGGATGTACCCCGCGTTCGCGCCGATCTACGACCTCGATCCGCCGGCCGCAGGTCAGCCTCGGCGGCAGTACGGCGTCGGCGTCCTGTCCCGGTTCCCGCTCGTCAACGTCGAGAACCATTCGATCACCCGGCTGTCCACGCAGGACCCGAATCCGGTGCCGGCTCCGGCGCCCGGTTTCCTCGAGGTCGAGATCGAGGTTCGCGGGCGGCGGGTGCATGTCTATTGCACGCATCTGGATTACCGCGCTGATCCGACCGTGCGGCGAATGCAGGTTGCGGACACTCTCGCCATACTTGCCCAGGACCCTTCGGCCGAGCTGCAGATTCTGGTCGGGGACTTCAATGCCGAGCCTCGAGCACCGGAGCTCGCCCCGTTGTGGACGCGATTGACCGACTCGTGGACCGCGGCGGCAGCAACTACGGGCGGTCCGTTCACTTATCCGGCGGTTGCTGCGAGCAAGCGGATCGATTTCGTGACCGTTGGCG